Proteins encoded in a region of the Streptomyces violaceoruber genome:
- a CDS encoding bifunctional metallophosphatase/5'-nucleotidase encodes MPVTAQPHQPRRRRRTSRLLVAAATVVTAGALAAAALPASASAGGNDRGHGGHGHGHGHGQGRYQDVQLLSFNDLHGNLEPPAGSSGRVTEVQPDGTTKTIDAGGVEYLATHLREARKGNRYSITAAGGDMVGASPLLSGLFHDEPTVEALNKLDLDVTSVGNHEFDEGAKELARLQNGGCHPTEGCYSDKEFKGADYPYLAANVLDEKTGKPLLKPYWVWKQRGVKVGFIGVTLEGTPDIVSAEGVKGLKFEDEVETINKYAKELQRQGVKSIVALIHEGGFPASSSYNYDCDSPGAGDGISGPIVDIAKNITPQVDALVTGHTHNAYVCTIPDPAGNPRMVTSASSFGRLYTDTTLTYDRRTGDIARTSVKSANHVVTRDVPKAPDMTRLIAKWSTLAAPIGNRPIGYVSADINRDGTESPLGDLIADAQFAYGEAQDPETDLALMNPGGIRAPLTYTASGAEGDGVVTYAEGFTVQPFANTVNLKDYTGAQLIQVLKEQVSGPNEAAPKILQVSSGLTYTLDLTRSGADRVVTDSIRLNGAAIDPTATYRVASNSFLAGGGDGFTTLGEGTNERVGADDLAAFEQYLTANSSATAPIAPPAADRITVVR; translated from the coding sequence ATGCCAGTCACAGCACAGCCGCACCAGCCGCGTCGCAGACGCCGTACGAGCCGTCTCCTCGTCGCCGCCGCCACCGTCGTCACCGCCGGGGCGCTCGCCGCGGCGGCGCTGCCGGCCTCGGCGAGCGCGGGCGGGAACGACCGCGGGCACGGCGGCCACGGGCACGGTCATGGTCACGGCCAGGGCCGTTATCAGGACGTCCAGCTGCTCTCCTTCAACGACCTGCACGGCAATCTGGAGCCGCCCGCCGGTTCCTCCGGCCGGGTCACCGAGGTCCAGCCGGACGGCACGACGAAGACGATCGACGCAGGCGGTGTGGAGTACCTGGCCACCCATCTGCGCGAGGCCCGCAAGGGCAACCGGTACTCCATCACCGCCGCGGGCGGCGACATGGTCGGCGCCTCCCCCCTGCTGTCCGGTCTCTTCCACGACGAGCCGACCGTCGAGGCGCTGAACAAGCTCGACCTGGACGTGACCAGCGTCGGCAACCACGAGTTCGACGAGGGGGCCAAGGAGCTGGCCCGTCTCCAGAACGGCGGCTGCCACCCCACCGAGGGCTGCTACTCGGACAAGGAGTTCAAGGGCGCCGACTACCCGTACCTGGCGGCGAACGTCCTGGACGAGAAGACCGGGAAGCCCCTCCTCAAGCCCTACTGGGTGTGGAAGCAGCGGGGCGTCAAGGTCGGCTTCATCGGCGTGACCCTGGAGGGCACCCCGGACATCGTCTCGGCGGAGGGCGTGAAGGGCCTGAAGTTCGAGGACGAGGTCGAGACGATCAACAAGTACGCCAAGGAGCTGCAACGCCAGGGCGTGAAGTCGATCGTCGCGCTCATCCACGAGGGCGGCTTCCCCGCCTCGTCCTCCTACAACTACGACTGCGACTCCCCGGGCGCGGGCGACGGCATCTCCGGCCCGATCGTCGACATCGCCAAGAACATCACCCCGCAGGTCGACGCGCTGGTCACCGGCCACACCCACAACGCGTACGTCTGCACGATCCCCGACCCGGCGGGCAACCCGCGCATGGTCACCTCGGCCTCGTCCTTCGGCCGCCTGTACACGGACACCACGCTGACGTACGACCGCCGCACGGGTGACATCGCCCGTACCTCGGTGAAGTCGGCCAACCACGTGGTGACGCGGGACGTCCCGAAGGCGCCCGACATGACCCGGCTGATCGCCAAGTGGAGCACCCTGGCCGCCCCGATCGGCAACCGCCCCATCGGCTACGTCTCCGCCGACATCAACCGCGACGGCACCGAGTCCCCGCTGGGTGACCTGATCGCCGACGCGCAGTTCGCGTACGGCGAGGCGCAGGACCCGGAGACCGACCTGGCGCTGATGAACCCGGGCGGCATCCGGGCCCCGCTGACCTACACGGCCTCCGGCGCCGAGGGCGACGGCGTCGTCACCTACGCCGAGGGCTTCACGGTCCAGCCCTTCGCCAACACGGTGAACCTCAAGGACTACACGGGCGCACAGCTGATCCAGGTCCTCAAGGAGCAGGTGAGCGGCCCGAACGAGGCGGCCCCGAAGATCCTCCAGGTCTCCTCCGGCCTCACCTACACCCTGGACCTGACCAGGTCGGGCGCGGACCGCGTCGTCACGGACTCCATCCGGCTGAACGGTGCCGCGATCGACCCGACGGCCACCTACCGCGTCGCGTCCAACAGCTTCCTCGCGGGCGGCGGCGACGGCTTCACGACCCTGGGCGAGGGCACGAACGAACGCGTCGGTGCGGACGACCTGGCGGCCTTCGAGCAGTACCTGACGGCCAACTCCTCGGCGACCGCCCCGATCGCTCCGCCGGCGGCGGACCGGATCACGGTCGTCCGGTAG
- a CDS encoding ABC transporter permease, whose translation MSAVLTEEAVPARTPAQDGPDHGTRAVRALARFEARRLLLSTPVLIAFAAYVAWIVWRTRTSWDGSPALQDADRATQSMPMLVGLAVLLCAARAVLRSERHGTEHHFSVLVLQPWRRTAAHALSVVPAALLTTLCVAGQFTWEALKPGAIGHASPAELAVGPLTVLVFGALGVLLGRLVRSAIAAPLLVVVLLFVFVLGTGPSEGSGLSWLAPVVSVTGPDTLPSDLLGRPAAWHALYLAGAALSVAFLAMAVSGGRGILVRVGLALSLAGAVTGGVLQAGGVTPSPELTAARERASVRPELTCSEHGRSRYCAFPEWAPRTGTWAAVVDHVQSLSGGSAHDRPLVVRQRIDARYGLGTDTALPASTEPHRVTVGTAWGGNRVPEFSSAVAAVLVAGTEAAGSELCDGRMVTVMWLSLSWQDDPMDALRRVRLDDSVTGSAIVLSPTNPLSMTEGQTDVVRRLLEDPPTGTGARVKEHWAELTAPGVPTARVAELLGVAGPEKADSCED comes from the coding sequence TACTGACGGAGGAAGCCGTGCCCGCGCGGACGCCGGCCCAGGACGGGCCCGACCATGGGACGCGGGCCGTGCGGGCCCTGGCTCGGTTCGAGGCCCGCAGACTGCTGCTGAGCACCCCCGTCCTCATCGCCTTCGCGGCCTACGTCGCGTGGATCGTGTGGCGCACGAGGACTTCCTGGGACGGCAGCCCCGCCCTCCAGGACGCCGACCGCGCCACCCAGTCCATGCCGATGCTCGTCGGCCTCGCCGTCCTGCTGTGCGCCGCCCGCGCGGTCCTGCGCTCCGAACGGCACGGCACCGAGCACCACTTCTCGGTGCTGGTCCTGCAACCCTGGCGCCGTACGGCGGCCCACGCGCTGTCCGTCGTGCCGGCCGCCCTGCTCACCACCCTCTGCGTGGCCGGGCAGTTCACCTGGGAGGCGCTCAAGCCGGGCGCGATCGGGCATGCCTCACCGGCCGAGCTGGCCGTGGGACCGCTGACGGTGCTGGTGTTCGGGGCGCTCGGGGTGCTGCTCGGGCGACTGGTGCGGTCGGCGATCGCCGCGCCACTGCTGGTGGTCGTCCTGCTGTTCGTCTTCGTCCTCGGTACCGGGCCGAGCGAGGGGAGCGGGCTGTCCTGGCTGGCACCGGTCGTCTCCGTGACCGGCCCGGACACCCTGCCCTCCGATCTGCTGGGGCGGCCCGCCGCCTGGCACGCTCTGTACCTGGCGGGCGCGGCCCTGAGCGTGGCCTTCCTCGCCATGGCCGTCTCCGGCGGGCGCGGCATCCTCGTCCGGGTGGGCCTCGCCCTGAGTCTGGCGGGGGCGGTGACGGGCGGGGTGCTCCAGGCCGGAGGCGTGACACCGTCGCCGGAGCTGACCGCGGCCCGTGAGCGTGCCTCGGTGCGCCCCGAGCTGACCTGCTCCGAGCACGGCCGGTCGAGGTACTGCGCCTTCCCCGAGTGGGCGCCGCGCACCGGCACCTGGGCCGCGGTCGTGGACCACGTCCAGTCCCTGTCCGGCGGCTCCGCACACGACCGGCCCCTCGTCGTACGGCAGCGGATCGACGCCCGCTACGGGCTGGGCACCGACACCGCGCTCCCCGCGTCGACCGAGCCGCACCGGGTCACCGTGGGTACCGCCTGGGGCGGCAACCGGGTCCCGGAGTTCTCCAGTGCCGTCGCCGCCGTCCTCGTCGCGGGCACGGAGGCGGCGGGGAGCGAGTTGTGCGACGGGCGGATGGTCACCGTCATGTGGCTCTCGCTCAGCTGGCAGGACGACCCGATGGACGCGCTGCGCCGGGTCCGCCTCGACGACAGTGTGACGGGCTCCGCGATCGTCCTGTCGCCCACCAATCCGCTGTCGATGACGGAGGGCCAGACCGATGTGGTGCGCCGCCTGCTGGAGGACCCGCCCACCGGGACCGGGGCCCGGGTCAAAGAGCACTGGGCCGAACTGACCGCACCGGGCGTCCCGACCGCCCGAGTCGCCGAACTGCTCGGCGTGGCCGGGCCGGAGAAGGCGGACTCGTGCGAGGACTGA
- a CDS encoding RidA family protein yields the protein MTTHDVFRFDVPAEDDFGYSQAIGSGELVHVSGQLAFDEAGEFPDGGDFAAQLRRTHANMDRVLEHYGATRNQIVSQTQYVVDLRQHAAAVARGNLAYFGEHRPASTVLGVTELTLPGQVVEIGFVIDLRLPA from the coding sequence ATGACCACCCACGATGTCTTCCGCTTCGACGTGCCGGCCGAGGACGACTTCGGCTACTCCCAGGCGATCGGGTCGGGCGAGCTGGTCCACGTCTCCGGGCAGCTCGCGTTCGACGAGGCGGGTGAGTTCCCGGACGGGGGCGACTTCGCCGCCCAGCTCCGGCGCACGCACGCCAACATGGACCGGGTCCTGGAGCACTACGGAGCCACCCGCAACCAGATCGTGTCGCAGACCCAGTACGTGGTGGACCTGCGGCAGCACGCCGCCGCGGTGGCGCGGGGCAACCTGGCGTACTTCGGCGAGCACCGCCCGGCCAGCACGGTCCTGGGCGTGACCGAGCTGACCCTGCCCGGTCAGGTCGTCGAGATCGGCTTCGTCATCGATCTTCGGCTGCCTGCCTGA
- a CDS encoding ABC transporter, with amino-acid sequence MRGLTAVRGATTVDLAGALWRTLPWRALAAAGALGLLVAGAPLATGAEPAPWQTLLLLRGAALIGALGLAFLLDDPARHLTVPVPTPRLVRQMLRVALVAPLAVLWWTAALLLTPSASRPPAGGVTLEAVAVGALALAAAALAVRLTDEARPGPYVAAVLLLTAVLAPLLAPEDWALFVQASDPRWSVGHDRWAVLAAAVALVGAVCGPEPLGRKAGR; translated from the coding sequence GTGCGAGGACTGACGGCGGTCCGAGGGGCGACGACGGTGGATCTGGCCGGCGCGCTGTGGCGCACGCTCCCCTGGCGTGCCCTGGCGGCGGCGGGGGCACTCGGCCTGCTGGTCGCCGGCGCCCCCCTCGCCACCGGCGCCGAACCGGCGCCCTGGCAGACGCTGTTGCTGCTGCGGGGCGCCGCGCTGATCGGCGCGCTCGGCCTGGCCTTCCTGCTGGACGACCCGGCCCGCCACCTGACCGTGCCCGTGCCGACGCCGAGGCTCGTCCGGCAGATGCTGCGGGTGGCCCTGGTCGCGCCGCTCGCCGTGCTGTGGTGGACGGCGGCCCTGCTCCTGACCCCCTCGGCGTCCCGGCCCCCGGCCGGCGGGGTCACCCTGGAGGCGGTGGCGGTGGGCGCCCTCGCCCTCGCCGCTGCGGCCCTGGCCGTACGGCTGACGGACGAGGCGCGTCCGGGGCCGTACGTCGCCGCGGTCCTGCTGCTCACCGCCGTCCTCGCGCCCCTGCTCGCCCCGGAGGACTGGGCGCTGTTCGTCCAAGCGAGCGACCCGCGCTGGTCCGTCGGGCACGACCGGTGGGCGGTGCTGGCGGCGGCGGTGGCCCTGGTGGGGGCGGTGTGCGGGCCGGAGCCGTTGGGCCGCAAGGCCGGTCGGTGA
- a CDS encoding winged helix-turn-helix transcriptional regulator, protein MVTKQLLNGLPEDADLRRADSLAREIFSDVANKWALLIIEALGERTLRFSEVRGEVEGISHKMLTQNLRMLERNGLVDRTVHPTVPPKVEYTLTEPGRALRATVDAICDWTQRHLGHIEGARERFDA, encoded by the coding sequence ATGGTGACCAAGCAACTGCTCAACGGCCTGCCCGAGGACGCGGACCTGCGGCGCGCGGACTCCCTGGCGCGGGAGATCTTCTCGGACGTCGCCAACAAGTGGGCGCTCCTGATCATCGAGGCGCTCGGCGAGCGCACCCTGCGCTTCAGCGAGGTGCGCGGCGAGGTGGAGGGCATCAGCCACAAGATGCTCACCCAGAACCTGCGGATGCTGGAGCGCAACGGCCTGGTCGACCGCACGGTGCATCCGACCGTGCCGCCGAAGGTCGAGTACACCCTCACCGAGCCGGGCCGCGCCCTGCGCGCCACGGTCGACGCGATCTGCGACTGGACCCAGCGCCACCTCGGCCACATCGAGGGCGCACGGGAGCGTTTCGACGCCTGA
- the mshD gene encoding mycothiol synthase, translating to MTSDDTVRPGRPRSIETLAELTPEQTDAVLALLTEAARTDGQHAVSEQGRLQLRGPAREGVVHLLLTLDGGELVGYAQLEGTDPVEPPAAELVVHPSHRGQGHGRALGSALLAASGKRLRIWAHGGHSAARHLAQVLGLSLFRELRQLRRPLTGLDLPEPRLPEGVSVRTFVPGQDDAAWLAVNAAAFAHHPEQGSLTQRDLDDRKAEPWFDPAGFFLAERDGELIGFHWTKVHAEERLGEVYVLGIRPDTQGGGLGKALTTIGLRHLEGQGLPTAMLYVDADNKAAVAVYERLGFVTHETDLMYRTET from the coding sequence ATGACCAGCGACGACACCGTGCGGCCCGGCCGCCCCCGCTCGATCGAGACCCTCGCCGAACTCACGCCGGAGCAGACCGACGCCGTCCTCGCCCTGCTCACCGAGGCGGCCCGGACCGACGGTCAGCACGCCGTGTCCGAGCAGGGCCGGCTGCAACTGCGCGGCCCCGCCCGGGAGGGCGTCGTACACCTCCTGCTCACCTTGGACGGCGGTGAACTCGTCGGCTACGCCCAGCTGGAGGGCACCGACCCGGTCGAGCCGCCGGCCGCCGAGCTGGTCGTCCACCCCTCGCACCGGGGCCAGGGACACGGGCGGGCCCTGGGCTCCGCGCTGCTCGCCGCCTCCGGCAAGCGGCTGCGGATCTGGGCCCACGGCGGGCACTCCGCGGCCCGGCACCTCGCGCAGGTGCTGGGGCTCTCCCTCTTCCGGGAACTGCGCCAGCTGCGCCGCCCGTTGACCGGCCTGGACCTGCCGGAGCCGCGGCTGCCCGAGGGCGTGAGCGTGCGCACCTTCGTGCCCGGCCAGGACGACGCGGCCTGGCTCGCCGTGAACGCGGCCGCGTTCGCCCACCACCCCGAACAGGGGTCGCTCACCCAGCGCGACCTCGACGACCGCAAGGCGGAGCCGTGGTTCGACCCGGCGGGATTCTTCCTCGCCGAACGGGACGGCGAACTGATCGGCTTCCACTGGACCAAGGTGCACGCCGAGGAACGGCTGGGCGAGGTGTACGTCCTCGGTATCCGCCCCGACACCCAGGGCGGCGGCCTGGGCAAGGCCCTGACCACCATCGGCCTGCGCCACCTGGAGGGGCAGGGCCTGCCCACCGCGATGCTGTACGTCGACGCCGACAACAAGGCGGCGGTGGCCGTCTACGAGCGCCTCGGCTTCGTCACCCACGAGACGGACCTGATGTACCGCACGGAGACGTGA
- a CDS encoding sensor histidine kinase, with amino-acid sequence MTGLVRRVRALPLRARLSLLVTAAVAFAVAAAAVACWFVVKSVLVSSLDEALKANRMTKQQVSQYVNLRTGACAHDPVTHEQNPFGSSVQLVDGTGGSCLIIGTQEVPLSDADHAVAEGRTTDALHDATGDDGAQYRVYTYSVLPELGVAVSAARPLGEVNRSLNDLALVLVIVAGAGVVGAGAAGLWVARTGLRPVDDLTRAVEHVARTEDLTVRIPVADDSDDEIARLSRSFNSMTSSLASSRDLQQQLIADAGHELRTPLTSLRTNIELLTRSEETGRPIPEADRKALLASVKAQMTELAALIGDLQELSRPDTGQHEGRTRILAWHDVVESALRRARLRGPELAIDADVRPWYVRAEPAALERAVVNILDNAVKFSPDGGTIGVRLADGVLTVRDHGPGIPADELPHVFDRFWRSPSARALPGSGLGLSIVARTVQQAGGTVALTRADGGGTTATIRLPGAPVPPPEGDVRQAAEDR; translated from the coding sequence GTGACAGGCCTGGTCCGCCGGGTCCGCGCCCTGCCCCTGCGGGCGCGACTCTCGCTGCTGGTGACGGCGGCGGTGGCGTTCGCGGTGGCGGCGGCGGCGGTCGCCTGCTGGTTCGTGGTCAAGAGCGTGCTGGTCAGCTCGCTGGACGAGGCCCTCAAGGCGAACCGCATGACCAAGCAGCAGGTGAGCCAGTACGTCAACCTGCGCACCGGCGCGTGTGCCCACGACCCCGTCACGCACGAACAGAACCCCTTCGGCTCGTCCGTACAGCTCGTGGACGGCACGGGCGGGAGCTGCCTCATCATCGGCACCCAGGAGGTGCCGCTCAGCGACGCCGACCACGCCGTGGCCGAGGGCAGGACCACCGACGCGCTGCACGACGCCACGGGGGACGACGGCGCCCAGTACCGCGTCTACACCTACAGCGTGCTGCCCGAGCTGGGCGTGGCCGTCTCCGCCGCCCGGCCGCTGGGCGAGGTGAACCGCTCCCTCAACGACCTCGCCCTGGTGCTCGTGATCGTCGCGGGCGCGGGTGTCGTCGGAGCCGGCGCCGCCGGGCTGTGGGTGGCGCGCACCGGCCTGCGCCCCGTCGACGATCTGACCCGGGCCGTCGAACACGTCGCCCGCACCGAGGACCTCACCGTGCGCATCCCGGTCGCGGACGACAGCGACGACGAGATCGCCCGCCTGTCCCGGTCCTTCAACAGCATGACCTCGTCCCTGGCCAGCTCCCGCGACCTCCAGCAGCAGCTCATCGCCGACGCGGGCCACGAACTGCGCACCCCGCTCACCTCGCTGCGCACCAACATCGAACTGCTCACCCGCAGCGAGGAGACGGGCCGCCCGATCCCGGAGGCCGACCGCAAGGCGCTGCTCGCCTCGGTCAAGGCCCAGATGACGGAACTGGCGGCGCTCATCGGCGACCTCCAGGAACTCTCCCGCCCCGACACCGGCCAGCACGAGGGCCGCACCCGCATCCTCGCCTGGCACGACGTCGTCGAGTCGGCGCTGCGCCGCGCCCGGCTGCGCGGCCCGGAGCTGGCGATCGACGCGGACGTCCGCCCCTGGTACGTACGGGCGGAGCCGGCCGCGCTGGAACGCGCGGTGGTCAACATCCTGGACAACGCGGTGAAGTTCAGCCCGGACGGCGGCACGATCGGCGTACGCCTCGCCGACGGCGTCCTCACTGTCCGCGACCACGGCCCCGGCATCCCCGCCGACGAGCTCCCCCACGTCTTCGACCGCTTCTGGCGCTCCCCCAGCGCCCGCGCGCTGCCCGGCTCGGGCCTGGGTCTGTCCATCGTGGCGCGGACGGTGCAGCAGGCGGGCGGCACGGTGGCCCTGACCCGGGCCGACGGCGGCGGCACCACCGCCACGATCCGGCTGCCGGGGGCGCCGGTGCCGCCGCCGGAGGGAGACGTCAGGCAGGCAGCCGAAGATCGATGA